A single genomic interval of Rhodanobacteraceae bacterium harbors:
- a CDS encoding polymer-forming cytoskeletal protein: MFGDKKTSKSIPAGAIECLVGERMNIVGDIRFAGSFIVEGRIKGTVIAEESGDAVLKLYERGQIEGQVQVPQAEIHGEMLGDVVSEKLILGPTARVRGNLYYRVLEMAAGAQVNGQMVHQEEPRKQLSGPAAEVS, translated from the coding sequence ATGTTCGGCGACAAGAAGACCAGCAAATCCATACCCGCAGGCGCCATTGAGTGCCTGGTGGGCGAACGCATGAACATCGTCGGCGACATCAGATTCGCCGGCAGCTTCATCGTCGAAGGCCGGATCAAGGGTACGGTGATCGCCGAAGAATCCGGCGACGCGGTGCTGAAACTGTACGAGCGCGGTCAGATCGAGGGTCAGGTTCAGGTTCCTCAGGCCGAAATTCACGGCGAGATGCTGGGTGATGTGGTATCCGAGAAGCTGATCCTGGGACCCACTGCCCGCGTACGCGGCAATCTTTACTACCGGGTGCTTGAAATGGCGGCCGGTGCCCAGGTCAACGGCCAGATGGTCCACCAGGAAGAGCCACGCAAGCAGCTCTCCGGGCCGGCGGCCGAAGTGTCTTGA
- the erpA gene encoding iron-sulfur cluster insertion protein ErpA, with protein MTEAVAEESMVFTSAAAHKVRELMLEEGNPALKLRVYIQGGGCSGFQYGFSFDEQAAEDDLAIETDGVTLVVDPISLQYLAGAEVDYSESLQGAQFVIRNPNAKTTCGCGSSFAV; from the coding sequence ATGACTGAAGCCGTTGCCGAGGAAAGCATGGTCTTCACCAGCGCCGCCGCTCACAAGGTACGCGAGCTGATGCTGGAGGAAGGCAATCCGGCCCTGAAGCTCAGGGTCTACATCCAGGGCGGCGGCTGCTCTGGATTCCAGTATGGTTTCAGCTTCGACGAACAGGCGGCCGAAGACGATCTCGCCATTGAGACCGATGGTGTGACCCTGGTGGTCGATCCGATCAGCCTGCAATACCTGGCTGGTGCTGAAGTCGACTACTCGGAAAGCCTTCAAGGCGCGCAATTCGTCATTCGCAACCCCAATGCGAAGACCACCTGCGGCTGCGGTTCCTCGTTTGCTGTTTGA
- the nudC gene encoding NAD(+) diphosphatase, whose translation MGSEQRSARNFFAGLPLDRSTGWRRRAGRGEIDVDPGHALCFFISERGEILLTRGQGLVTAASAAELTMDAERRLALGTVDGRVILALVVDDSGRDQCISEQRHWVDLRLAAQSLPLSEAGYAAYARALVHWHQRHRYCGRCGAPTRIEDGGHRRRCTQDSCGTEQFPRLDPAIIVLVEHQGRVLLGRQPSWPPRRYSVLAGFVEPGESLEDALRREVLEESGVQVVECDYHSSQPWPFPASLMLGFTARAETDALSYGDELEHAAWFSADELRDAVQAGEIRLPPPLSLSARLLEDWYHERCGRDSAEILPPGDRWG comes from the coding sequence ATGGGCTCGGAGCAGCGTAGCGCACGCAATTTCTTTGCCGGTCTGCCGCTGGATCGCTCCACCGGCTGGCGCCGCCGTGCCGGCCGCGGCGAGATCGACGTCGACCCTGGCCATGCCCTGTGCTTCTTCATCAGCGAACGAGGCGAGATCCTCCTGACGCGCGGCCAAGGCCTGGTCACCGCTGCCAGCGCGGCAGAGCTGACCATGGATGCCGAGCGACGGCTGGCGCTGGGCACCGTCGACGGACGAGTCATCCTGGCGCTGGTGGTAGACGACAGCGGGCGCGACCAGTGCATCAGCGAGCAGCGTCACTGGGTGGATCTGCGCCTGGCAGCGCAGTCGCTGCCGCTGTCCGAGGCCGGCTATGCCGCCTACGCGCGGGCGCTGGTGCACTGGCATCAGCGGCACCGCTACTGTGGGCGCTGCGGAGCGCCGACGCGGATCGAGGATGGTGGACATCGGCGTCGATGCACGCAGGATTCCTGCGGGACGGAACAGTTTCCGCGCCTCGATCCCGCCATCATCGTGCTGGTGGAGCACCAGGGCCGGGTGCTGCTCGGACGCCAGCCGAGCTGGCCACCGCGCCGCTATTCGGTATTGGCCGGTTTCGTCGAGCCCGGAGAAAGTCTGGAAGACGCCTTGCGCCGCGAAGTGCTGGAGGAATCCGGTGTGCAGGTGGTGGAATGCGACTACCACTCGTCTCAACCCTGGCCCTTTCCGGCAAGTCTGATGCTGGGATTCACCGCCCGCGCCGAGACCGATGCGCTGAGCTACGGCGATGAACTGGAGCACGCGGCCTGGTTTTCAGCCGATGAATTGCGCGACGCGGTGCAGGCAGGTGAGATTCGCCTGCCGCCACCATTGTCCTTGTCGGCACGTCTGCTGGAAGACTGGTACCACGAGCGCTGCGGGCGCGACAGCGCAGAGATCCTGCCGCCCGGCGATCGCTGGGGCTGA